From the genome of Cellvibrio japonicus Ueda107, one region includes:
- a CDS encoding DUF4114 domain-containing protein translates to MRYSLLIASGLSLVSAATQAFTISNLFDASTNGSGWTGATAPHQIIATPGATPGTNEWFSRYTVNNGDDLFNIDESILGEFRNAPLQDNNGAGLIAASDKVRVTYLGTGAARDSFLFLAYAGSGEFDTQAFWNPIYTAGGTNNLNTYNPVSASNTLFETRGDCLYAQAKAGNTCVPSNLGQSREISGLTIGDNLVFGLQALVLHYNADNIHYPNTNYFFSGAASNNQDALGWNDKQIHTKVLNLGNNKYLVGFEDIWGGGDRDYNDNIFLFEGVTVDIEIPPILVNEPASLGLLLLMLGGMAWRRRLAAN, encoded by the coding sequence ATGCGTTATTCACTGCTTATCGCCAGCGGCCTGTCATTGGTCAGCGCAGCCACCCAGGCGTTTACTATTAGTAACCTGTTTGATGCCAGCACCAATGGCAGTGGCTGGACGGGAGCTACCGCCCCCCATCAGATTATTGCCACACCGGGTGCGACACCGGGAACGAATGAGTGGTTTTCACGCTATACCGTTAATAATGGTGATGATCTGTTTAATATTGATGAATCCATCCTGGGGGAATTTCGTAATGCCCCCCTACAGGATAACAATGGGGCAGGACTAATAGCGGCTTCAGATAAAGTGCGGGTGACTTATTTGGGGACCGGTGCTGCGCGCGATTCGTTTTTGTTCCTGGCCTACGCAGGCAGTGGTGAATTTGATACCCAGGCGTTCTGGAACCCGATATACACGGCCGGTGGCACCAATAACCTGAATACTTACAATCCAGTCAGTGCCAGTAATACCCTGTTTGAGACACGCGGCGATTGCCTGTATGCACAAGCCAAGGCCGGGAACACCTGTGTACCCTCGAACCTGGGGCAGTCGCGGGAAATCTCCGGCCTGACCATCGGTGATAATCTGGTGTTTGGCCTGCAAGCGCTGGTTTTACACTATAACGCCGATAATATTCACTACCCCAATACCAATTATTTCTTTAGCGGGGCGGCCAGTAATAACCAGGATGCACTGGGATGGAATGACAAACAAATCCATACCAAAGTGCTTAACCTTGGTAATAACAAATACCTGGTAGGATTTGAAGATATCTGGGGCGGTGGCGATCGCGACTACAACGACAATATTTTCCTGTTTGAAGGTGTCACTGTCGATATCGAGATTCCCCCTATCCTCGTTAACGAACCAGCCAGCCTTGGCCTGTTACTGTTGATGCTGGGCGGTATGGCATGGCGCCGCCGCCTCGCAGCCAACTGA
- the coxB gene encoding cytochrome c oxidase subunit II codes for MECHSFAQRVSYVITFVLLPSLAYADTPRYNMTRGVTDISQQVYQLHMIIFYICCAIAVVVFGLMFWSIVRHRKSKGNEPAKFHGSLKMEVLWTAIPVVILVVMAIPATKTLIAMEDTSKADITVLVTGSQWKWHYKYLEYPIDFYSRLSTPREQIVNEAEKDNNYLLEVDKPLVIPTDKKVRFLVTSDDVIHSWWVPAFAVKKDANPGFINETWARVNKPGVYRGQCAELCGKDHAYMPVVVEAKSPQEFERWTQQQIAEIEAAKAAEAAKGTMSMDELMALGKTTYDTHCAACHQVSGEGLAGVIPALKGSVMATQDMPGHIHIVLHGKPGTAMQAYSKQLSNSEMAAVITYERNAWGNSTGDLVQPADIAAALNAEKP; via the coding sequence GTGGAATGCCATTCGTTTGCACAACGGGTTAGCTATGTCATCACGTTTGTGCTGTTACCCTCTTTGGCATATGCCGATACCCCGCGTTACAACATGACCCGCGGGGTAACGGATATCAGCCAGCAGGTGTATCAGCTGCATATGATTATTTTTTATATCTGCTGTGCGATAGCGGTTGTTGTATTCGGATTGATGTTCTGGTCTATCGTGCGCCATCGCAAGTCCAAGGGGAATGAGCCTGCTAAATTTCACGGCAGCCTGAAAATGGAGGTTTTATGGACGGCGATTCCCGTTGTTATCCTGGTGGTGATGGCGATTCCAGCTACCAAAACGCTGATTGCGATGGAGGATACATCCAAAGCGGATATCACCGTGTTGGTTACCGGCTCCCAATGGAAATGGCATTACAAATATCTTGAGTACCCCATCGATTTTTATTCGCGCTTATCGACACCGCGCGAGCAAATCGTAAATGAGGCAGAAAAAGATAATAATTATTTGCTGGAAGTTGATAAGCCCTTGGTGATTCCCACCGATAAAAAGGTTCGTTTTCTGGTTACCTCAGATGATGTAATCCACTCATGGTGGGTTCCCGCCTTTGCTGTAAAAAAAGATGCAAATCCGGGGTTTATCAATGAAACCTGGGCCCGTGTTAACAAGCCGGGTGTTTATCGCGGTCAATGTGCTGAACTCTGCGGCAAAGATCACGCCTATATGCCTGTGGTGGTAGAGGCGAAAAGTCCACAGGAGTTTGAGCGTTGGACGCAACAGCAGATAGCAGAAATAGAAGCGGCCAAAGCTGCTGAGGCAGCCAAGGGTACTATGTCCATGGATGAACTTATGGCATTGGGTAAAACCACGTACGACACCCACTGTGCGGCCTGTCACCAGGTGTCGGGTGAAGGGCTGGCAGGTGTTATCCCTGCACTTAAAGGCAGTGTCATGGCGACTCAGGATATGCCTGGCCATATTCATATTGTGCTCCATGGCAAACCGGGAACAGCCATGCAGGCCTATAGCAAGCAGTTAAGTAATAGTGAAATGGCAGCGGTGATTACCTACGAGCGTAATGCCTGGGGTAATAGCACGGGCGATCTGGTTCAACCTGCGGACATTGCTGCCGCCCTCAATGCGGAGAAACCATAA
- the ctaD gene encoding cytochrome c oxidase subunit I, which produces MDHDHKPHGISRWLLTTNHKDIGTLYLVFSLTMLFIGGMLAMVIRAELFQPGLQFVEPHFFNQMTTMHGLIMVFGAIMPAFVGLANWMIPLMIGAPDMALPRMNNWSFWILPCAFLILLSTLFMEGGAPAAGWTFYAPLSTTYSGDSTAFFVFSVHLMGVSSIMGAINVIVTIVNLRAPGMTWMKLPLFVWTWLITAFLLIAVMPVLAGAVTMVLTDKYFGTSFFNAAGGGDPVMFQHIFWFFGHPEVYIMILPAFGIISAIVPTFSRKPLFGYESMVIATASIALLSFLVWAHHMFTTGMPVFAELFFMYATMLIAVPTGVKVFNWVATMWRGALTFEIPMMFAIAFIVLFTIGGLSGLMLAIVPADFQYHDTYFVVAHFHYVLVTGALFGIISGVYFWLPKWTGVMYSEKLAQAHFWCSLVSVNLLFFPMHFVGLAGMPRRIPDYALQFADMNALISIGGFLFGLSQLLFVWMVVRCMRGKGEKATDRVWEGAHGLEWEIPSPAPYHTFQEPPDVK; this is translated from the coding sequence GTGGATCACGATCACAAGCCGCATGGTATAAGCCGTTGGTTATTGACGACCAACCATAAAGATATTGGCACGCTCTACCTGGTATTTTCACTAACCATGTTATTCATTGGCGGTATGCTTGCCATGGTAATCCGGGCGGAGTTATTCCAGCCCGGGCTGCAATTTGTGGAGCCGCATTTCTTCAACCAGATGACCACTATGCATGGTCTTATCATGGTGTTTGGGGCAATTATGCCGGCCTTTGTCGGTTTAGCCAATTGGATGATTCCCTTAATGATTGGCGCACCGGATATGGCATTGCCACGCATGAATAACTGGAGCTTCTGGATATTGCCCTGTGCGTTTTTAATTCTGCTCTCTACCCTGTTTATGGAGGGCGGTGCCCCGGCTGCCGGATGGACCTTCTATGCACCACTGTCGACAACCTATAGCGGCGATAGCACAGCATTTTTCGTATTTTCTGTGCATCTCATGGGTGTTTCTTCGATCATGGGCGCGATCAATGTCATCGTCACCATTGTTAACTTGCGCGCACCGGGAATGACCTGGATGAAACTGCCCTTGTTTGTATGGACCTGGCTTATCACGGCATTTTTACTGATCGCGGTCATGCCGGTTCTTGCCGGTGCAGTCACTATGGTCTTAACGGATAAATATTTTGGAACCAGTTTTTTTAATGCGGCTGGCGGCGGTGATCCGGTTATGTTCCAGCATATCTTCTGGTTCTTTGGCCATCCGGAAGTCTACATCATGATTTTGCCTGCCTTTGGCATTATCTCCGCCATAGTTCCCACCTTTTCACGCAAACCATTGTTTGGTTATGAATCCATGGTAATTGCTACCGCGAGTATTGCATTGCTGTCGTTCCTGGTTTGGGCACACCATATGTTTACCACCGGCATGCCAGTTTTTGCAGAGCTGTTTTTTATGTATGCGACTATGCTGATTGCCGTACCAACCGGGGTAAAAGTATTTAACTGGGTTGCCACTATGTGGCGAGGGGCACTGACGTTTGAAATCCCCATGATGTTTGCAATTGCGTTTATCGTGTTATTTACGATTGGAGGGTTGTCCGGATTAATGCTCGCCATAGTGCCGGCAGATTTCCAATACCACGATACCTACTTTGTTGTGGCACATTTTCATTATGTACTGGTTACCGGTGCGCTCTTTGGCATTATTTCCGGTGTTTATTTCTGGTTGCCCAAGTGGACCGGGGTGATGTATAGCGAAAAACTGGCACAGGCACACTTCTGGTGTTCATTAGTATCAGTAAACCTATTATTTTTCCCCATGCATTTTGTTGGTTTGGCGGGAATGCCTCGCCGTATTCCTGATTATGCCTTGCAGTTTGCAGACATGAATGCCTTGATCAGTATCGGTGGTTTTTTATTTGGATTGTCGCAACTGTTATTTGTTTGGATGGTAGTGCGCTGTATGCGAGGGAAAGGTGAAAAAGCAACTGATCGGGTATGGGAAGGCGCCCATGGGCTTGAGTGGGAAATTCCGTCGCCAGCACCTTATCACACCTTTCAGGAGCCGCCTGATGTGAAGTAA
- a CDS encoding cytochrome c oxidase assembly protein yields the protein MSKHTALVYKLLLACTVMFAFGFALVPLYDVFCRYTGLNGKTDNTPAVASKRIDGSRKIHVEFIANIDSGMPWNFEPDIAQVDVNPGQVKVVSYLAVNHADEAMVGRAVPSVSPGQAAKYFKKIECFCFVEQPLDAGQEKHMPVQFYIDADIPEEFNTITLSYRMYPVNPQMASH from the coding sequence ATGAGTAAGCACACTGCCCTGGTATATAAATTACTGCTTGCCTGTACGGTTATGTTTGCCTTTGGTTTTGCACTGGTGCCACTTTATGATGTGTTTTGTCGATATACGGGGTTGAATGGAAAGACAGATAACACACCAGCGGTGGCATCAAAACGTATTGATGGATCGCGCAAAATCCATGTGGAGTTTATCGCTAATATAGACTCGGGAATGCCTTGGAACTTTGAGCCTGACATAGCACAGGTGGACGTGAACCCGGGACAGGTTAAAGTGGTTAGCTATCTTGCAGTGAACCATGCTGACGAAGCTATGGTCGGCCGTGCAGTTCCTTCGGTGTCCCCCGGACAAGCCGCCAAGTATTTTAAAAAAATAGAATGTTTTTGTTTTGTTGAACAGCCGTTGGATGCAGGCCAGGAAAAGCACATGCCGGTACAGTTTTATATAGATGCCGATATCCCAGAGGAATTTAACACCATTACCTTATCTTATCGCATGTACCCGGTGAATCCACAAATGGCTAGCCACTAA
- a CDS encoding cytochrome c oxidase subunit 3: MSIAHEKYYVPHQSHWPIVGALAMLFIGYGAALLVIQSSAGRFPFGSLLLIVGFLILFAMLFGWFSNVIEESTSGLYSAQMDRSFRQGMVWFIFSEIMFFAAFFGALFYTRMISVPWLGGASNNVMTGEILWPHFDAVWPLVKTPGGTETQAMPWAGIPLYNTLILLASSITLQFAHIGIEKGRYLQVGFFMMLTIVLGLLFLGFQGYEYIHAYDDLGLRLDSGVYGNTFFLLTGFHGLHVTLGTIFIIVVFLRILVNNTFTTNRHFAFQAAAWYWHFVDVVWLTLFVFVYVL; this comes from the coding sequence ATGAGTATCGCACATGAAAAGTACTATGTTCCTCATCAAAGTCATTGGCCAATTGTTGGGGCTCTGGCAATGCTTTTTATTGGCTATGGTGCTGCACTCTTGGTCATTCAATCTTCAGCGGGACGGTTCCCATTTGGATCTCTCTTATTGATTGTCGGTTTTTTGATCCTGTTTGCCATGCTTTTTGGTTGGTTCAGTAATGTCATTGAAGAGTCCACCTCCGGGCTTTACAGCGCGCAAATGGACAGATCATTCCGCCAGGGAATGGTTTGGTTTATTTTTTCGGAGATTATGTTCTTTGCGGCTTTCTTTGGTGCGCTGTTTTATACGCGTATGATTTCCGTACCCTGGTTGGGTGGAGCCAGTAATAATGTTATGACGGGTGAAATTCTCTGGCCGCACTTCGATGCTGTCTGGCCACTGGTAAAAACACCGGGGGGGACAGAAACCCAGGCGATGCCTTGGGCAGGCATTCCGTTATACAACACACTGATCTTGCTGGCGTCCTCTATTACACTTCAGTTTGCTCACATCGGTATTGAAAAAGGACGGTACTTGCAGGTCGGCTTTTTTATGATGTTGACGATTGTGTTGGGATTGCTCTTTTTGGGGTTTCAAGGGTATGAGTATATCCATGCCTATGATGATTTGGGGTTGCGTCTGGATTCCGGTGTATACGGCAATACATTTTTCCTGTTAACCGGGTTTCACGGATTGCATGTAACGCTGGGAACGATTTTCATCATAGTGGTTTTTTTGCGTATCCTGGTGAATAACACCTTTACCACTAATCGCCATTTTGCCTTTCAGGCCGCTGCCTGGTATTGGCATTTTGTGGATGTAGTTTGGTTGACCCTGTTTGTATTTGTTTATGTGTTGTAA
- a CDS encoding DUF2909 domain-containing protein, producing MLLKIIFICLLLLVIVNLFQALYIMLKNDEQAPKMSKFLGRRLFFSALVLALLIVLMMTGIITPNSRPY from the coding sequence ATGCTGCTTAAAATTATTTTTATATGCCTGCTGTTGCTGGTTATCGTTAATCTCTTTCAGGCACTGTATATCATGCTTAAAAATGATGAACAGGCACCTAAAATGAGTAAGTTCCTCGGACGACGCCTGTTTTTCTCCGCCCTGGTGCTGGCGTTACTGATTGTGCTGATGATGACCGGGATTATCACACCTAACTCAAGACCTTACTAA
- a CDS encoding SURF1 family protein, with protein MTIIAFNHYWVIRWHWLLLNLFAVGILIGLSIWQWQRGEEKEKTLARVAEWQVKGSLNADALKAMNPAQLDGVHLQMPVRWLAPVVWLLDNRIYQGRIGYDVVIPVAVEHFHQPVIVNLGWVEAPVQRSDLPVVKVPGDFYVDGILRTRTGGLLLGQNLESSNSWPQRIQQVEFDQLYASLPTDMHQEYKDLYPGVVYQQQGTRFISYYRPVVMPPEKHRAYALQWALLALAVTIIALVASARRRETMPKPPD; from the coding sequence ATGACAATTATAGCCTTCAATCATTATTGGGTTATACGCTGGCACTGGTTGTTGCTGAATTTATTTGCCGTGGGCATTCTAATTGGGTTATCGATATGGCAATGGCAGCGCGGTGAGGAAAAGGAAAAGACTCTGGCGCGTGTTGCAGAATGGCAGGTAAAAGGCTCACTCAACGCTGATGCCTTGAAGGCGATGAATCCAGCGCAATTGGATGGCGTGCATTTGCAGATGCCCGTACGCTGGTTGGCGCCAGTGGTATGGTTGCTGGATAACCGTATCTATCAAGGCCGTATTGGTTATGACGTTGTGATTCCGGTTGCGGTGGAGCATTTTCACCAGCCGGTTATTGTGAACTTGGGGTGGGTTGAGGCGCCAGTACAACGGAGTGATTTACCGGTGGTAAAAGTCCCCGGGGATTTTTATGTGGATGGTATTTTACGCACGCGTACGGGGGGCCTTTTGTTGGGGCAAAACCTGGAGTCATCAAATAGTTGGCCGCAGCGGATACAGCAGGTTGAGTTTGATCAGCTTTATGCGAGTCTACCGACAGATATGCACCAGGAGTATAAAGACCTGTATCCGGGAGTCGTCTACCAGCAGCAAGGGACCCGTTTTATCAGTTACTATCGCCCAGTTGTTATGCCACCGGAAAAGCATCGGGCTTATGCCCTGCAGTGGGCCTTACTCGCGCTGGCTGTGACTATTATTGCATTGGTTGCCAGTGCCCGTCGGCGCGAGACAATGCCTAAGCCGCCTGATTAA
- a CDS encoding COX15/CtaA family protein, with product MEKRLKRFRLLVNATLVLTLMVIALGAYTRLTDAGLGCPDWPGCYGLLHAPSKDHHIERAQANFPEATIEPHKARNEMLHRYIAGLLGLCVAAIFFYSLMIKHFRRLSGALLLLVIFQAALGMWTVTLNLLPLVVLGHLLGGFFLLCLLMLLRLEIGKVLLGDKPIGVEPALRSLMPLGYLAVVVLVMQIALGGWTSANYAAVVCYQLPFCEPGWQERFSLDAAFHLPLGHETYEYGVLPYEARMTIHVLHRMGAITTALVLGCFIWLVWRRAQERMVKHLSLAVLGLLLIQILLGLINILGHLPLLNAVAHNLVAANLLMFLVVLVRQLQWRTSLSVAHQPVAAVMSRGESYGN from the coding sequence ATGGAAAAAAGGCTCAAGCGTTTTCGTCTGCTGGTCAATGCAACGTTAGTACTGACCTTAATGGTTATTGCCTTGGGGGCCTATACCCGCTTGACGGACGCTGGCCTTGGCTGCCCTGATTGGCCGGGATGCTATGGTTTGTTACATGCGCCAAGCAAAGATCATCACATTGAAAGGGCACAGGCTAATTTCCCTGAGGCAACTATTGAGCCTCATAAAGCGCGCAATGAAATGCTGCATCGTTATATTGCAGGCTTGTTGGGTTTGTGTGTCGCTGCCATATTTTTCTATAGCCTTATGATCAAACACTTCCGCCGCCTGAGTGGAGCCCTGCTGCTGCTGGTAATTTTTCAGGCCGCTCTGGGCATGTGGACAGTGACACTCAATTTATTACCTCTGGTAGTGCTGGGGCATTTACTGGGTGGTTTTTTTCTCCTGTGTCTTCTAATGCTACTGCGGTTGGAAATTGGCAAAGTGCTGTTAGGGGACAAGCCTATCGGTGTAGAGCCAGCACTGCGCTCACTAATGCCATTGGGCTATTTGGCGGTGGTAGTGCTCGTCATGCAAATTGCCTTGGGTGGTTGGACATCGGCAAATTACGCGGCGGTTGTGTGTTATCAGTTGCCTTTTTGCGAGCCTGGCTGGCAGGAGCGTTTCTCACTGGATGCCGCTTTTCATCTACCACTGGGACATGAAACCTACGAATATGGTGTCTTGCCCTACGAAGCACGTATGACCATTCATGTATTGCACCGCATGGGTGCCATTACAACTGCTCTGGTGTTGGGTTGTTTTATTTGGCTGGTGTGGCGCCGGGCGCAGGAACGGATGGTAAAACATCTATCTCTTGCCGTTTTGGGGTTGCTGTTGATCCAGATTCTGCTGGGGCTAATTAATATTCTGGGACATTTGCCATTGCTCAATGCTGTAGCACATAACCTGGTAGCGGCCAATTTGTTGATGTTCCTTGTTGTGTTAGTGCGCCAGTTACAGTGGCGAACATCACTATCGGTTGCCCATCAACCTGTAGCTGCGGTTATGAGCAGAGGAGAATCTTATGGCAATTAA
- the cyoE gene encoding heme o synthase produces the protein MAIKQEPLKTSAVVPGVLHNACTHWRDYYQLTKPKVVALLVLTAWVGMMLAVPGLPDLGLVVAASLGIGLVAAGAAAFNHVLDQKIDAQMARTYMRPLPKGKLTQAQALGFASSLAVLGFTLLIVAVNPLTALLTLFSLLGYAVVYTLLLKRATPQNIVIGGLAGAMPPLLGWTAITGEIHSHALLLVMIIFTWTPPHFWALAIHRYKDYAKVNIPMLPVTHGIEFTKWVILLYAFLLLVVCLLPYLVGMSGIIYLLGSLYLNLRFVAYAWRLKYRPTPEVAMETFRFSIVHLMVLFLILLVDHYVQWQFLTPELW, from the coding sequence ATGGCAATTAAGCAAGAGCCTCTAAAAACATCCGCGGTTGTGCCGGGCGTTTTGCACAATGCCTGCACCCATTGGCGAGATTACTATCAACTTACCAAACCCAAGGTGGTCGCGCTTTTGGTGTTGACCGCCTGGGTGGGGATGATGCTGGCTGTGCCGGGGTTGCCTGATCTGGGGTTGGTGGTGGCCGCCAGTTTGGGCATAGGTTTGGTAGCGGCAGGCGCGGCTGCTTTTAATCATGTATTGGATCAGAAAATTGATGCACAAATGGCTAGAACCTATATGCGTCCTTTGCCAAAAGGCAAGTTGACTCAGGCTCAGGCACTGGGCTTTGCGAGTAGTTTGGCCGTGCTGGGTTTTACGCTACTTATCGTGGCGGTTAATCCGCTAACCGCATTGCTGACATTGTTCAGTCTGTTGGGGTATGCGGTGGTCTATACCCTGTTGTTAAAGCGGGCTACACCGCAAAATATTGTAATTGGCGGATTAGCGGGTGCTATGCCACCCCTGTTGGGTTGGACGGCTATTACCGGTGAAATTCACAGTCATGCCTTGCTGCTGGTGATGATTATTTTTACCTGGACACCCCCTCACTTCTGGGCACTGGCTATTCATCGCTACAAGGATTACGCCAAAGTCAATATTCCTATGTTACCAGTGACTCATGGCATTGAATTTACCAAATGGGTGATCTTGCTTTATGCATTTTTGCTGCTGGTTGTTTGCCTCCTGCCTTATCTGGTGGGAATGTCAGGTATTATTTATTTGTTGGGCAGTCTTTATCTCAATCTGCGTTTTGTCGCTTATGCCTGGCGGTTGAAATATCGCCCAACACCAGAGGTTGCAATGGAGACATTTCGTTTCTCGATCGTACACTTAATGGTGTTGTTTTTGATTTTGCTGGTGGATCACTATGTGCAGTGGCAATTCCTTACTCCTGAACTATGGTAA
- a CDS encoding copper chaperone PCu(A)C: MCSGNSLLLNYGNWLFLSGWSIGRRALLCCVLLAHAVTAYADLDIQRAWVKLAPPGSSVNAAYMTLANTGNTRMVITQVKADCCSMTMLHRTRQQAGSVTMEHLDELVLPPHSRIELAPGGLHIMLMRMNAPLLLNHQVNLQLVLSDGQEYSLSIPVLREWSDAGDH; the protein is encoded by the coding sequence ATGTGCAGTGGCAATTCCTTACTCCTGAACTATGGTAATTGGTTATTTTTATCGGGCTGGTCTATTGGCAGACGCGCTTTATTGTGTTGTGTGTTACTCGCCCATGCGGTGACCGCCTATGCCGATCTGGATATTCAGCGGGCCTGGGTAAAGCTGGCACCGCCTGGCTCCAGTGTTAATGCTGCTTATATGACCCTTGCTAACACGGGAAATACCCGGATGGTAATCACTCAAGTCAAGGCGGATTGCTGTTCCATGACCATGTTGCACAGAACCCGCCAGCAGGCGGGCAGCGTGACCATGGAGCATCTTGATGAACTGGTATTACCTCCGCACTCACGCATAGAGTTGGCGCCCGGCGGTTTACATATTATGTTGATGCGGATGAACGCCCCGCTTTTATTGAATCATCAGGTGAATTTGCAATTAGTGTTAAGTGATGGACAGGAATACTCGTTAAGTATTCCTGTGTTGCGTGAATGGTCTGATGCAGGGGACCATTAA
- a CDS encoding SCO family protein → MQSVPELSLETHKGDLLSHSIWAGRWSLVFFGFGSCPDYCPLELQKLAGLMRRAGDPEQLQILFVTVDPERDTRDKLAAYVGFFHPHILGVRGPNSELARLASFFGASYERSVIIDKRLLSVPAGIDMPENAGPAYQVNHSNQLFMVNPRGEFVAYFSPPYEPDLLWQDIQNLMAHAR, encoded by the coding sequence GTGCAATCGGTGCCTGAATTATCGCTGGAAACCCACAAGGGTGATTTACTCAGCCACTCCATTTGGGCAGGCCGTTGGAGCCTGGTATTTTTTGGTTTTGGTTCCTGTCCGGATTATTGCCCACTGGAATTGCAAAAGCTGGCGGGTTTAATGCGTCGTGCTGGTGATCCTGAACAGTTGCAAATCCTTTTTGTAACTGTTGATCCAGAGCGGGATACCCGTGACAAATTAGCCGCTTATGTTGGTTTTTTTCATCCGCATATTCTGGGTGTGCGCGGCCCTAATTCGGAGTTGGCCAGGTTGGCAAGTTTCTTCGGGGCGAGTTATGAGCGCTCGGTGATTATCGACAAGCGTTTGCTCAGCGTTCCCGCGGGTATTGATATGCCTGAAAATGCCGGACCTGCGTATCAGGTAAATCATTCCAATCAGCTGTTTATGGTTAATCCCAGGGGGGAATTTGTTGCTTACTTTTCCCCTCCCTATGAGCCGGATTTACTGTGGCAAGACATCCAAAATCTAATGGCACATGCAAGATAA
- a CDS encoding Yip1 family protein, producing MISHVAGLFTHPLQEWKEIRDTPETLTHLYLAHILFLAAIPPVCMYIGTTQVGWRVGTGSTVMLTESSALIMSVLMYLALLVGVAVMGAFIDWMSRTYDSSPGLTRSIVFCAYAATPLFIAGLCALYPNVILFMLVGIGAIFYTVYLLYAGVPIFMGISDEEGFVYASSILTVGLVMLVSLLAITVLIWSFGFGPVYTW from the coding sequence ATGATTTCTCATGTTGCAGGTCTCTTCACACATCCGTTACAAGAGTGGAAAGAAATTCGGGATACACCCGAAACGCTGACCCACTTGTACTTGGCGCATATTTTGTTTCTCGCAGCGATTCCGCCGGTCTGTATGTATATAGGTACAACCCAGGTTGGCTGGCGAGTTGGTACTGGGTCAACGGTAATGTTGACGGAATCCAGCGCATTAATTATGAGTGTACTGATGTATTTGGCCTTGTTGGTCGGCGTTGCTGTTATGGGCGCTTTTATTGATTGGATGTCGCGCACTTACGATTCATCACCGGGGCTAACTCGTTCAATTGTTTTTTGTGCCTATGCTGCAACTCCGCTATTTATCGCCGGCCTTTGTGCACTTTACCCCAATGTTATTCTGTTCATGCTGGTAGGTATCGGGGCAATTTTTTACACGGTATATTTGCTCTATGCCGGTGTACCTATTTTTATGGGGATTTCGGATGAAGAGGGGTTTGTCTACGCCAGTTCTATATTGACCGTTGGTTTGGTCATGCTGGTGTCTTTGCTTGCCATTACGGTATTAATCTGGAGCTTTGGTTTTGGGCCAGTGTACACTTGGTGA
- a CDS encoding putative porin, with protein sequence MKLKLLSAVIGLASFSVLANAQSSTYQGEVFAGYGETDDALDSSAYAVGGAFYFSPVNTKNHPLAEAAFLEKSSNIYALVGSQTNDLFDVDFQSVGAEFYIPNSIFYAGLGVTRAKADGGSWDSQWNASLGVTPIDGLLVWTSFYEDVDYSDYINLNAKYVMSLGGEQALNIEGSFADADGGEEFGIAADYYIDRNLSIGTAYSYVNADEDIKDFTVRARQFFTNSLSFDLSYTFGDQDDSWGIGASYRF encoded by the coding sequence ATGAAACTGAAATTATTATCAGCTGTTATTGGTCTGGCGTCTTTTTCCGTACTGGCCAACGCTCAGTCAAGCACATACCAGGGTGAGGTATTCGCTGGCTATGGCGAAACAGATGACGCACTGGACTCTTCTGCATACGCTGTTGGCGGCGCGTTCTATTTCTCTCCTGTCAACACAAAAAACCACCCTTTGGCCGAAGCGGCTTTCCTGGAAAAAAGCAGCAATATTTATGCGTTGGTTGGCAGCCAGACCAATGACCTGTTTGATGTAGATTTCCAAAGCGTAGGGGCAGAGTTTTATATTCCCAATTCTATTTTCTATGCAGGGCTGGGCGTTACCCGTGCCAAAGCTGATGGTGGAAGTTGGGATTCACAATGGAATGCCAGCCTTGGTGTAACACCAATTGATGGTTTGCTGGTATGGACCAGTTTCTACGAAGACGTTGATTATTCAGACTATATCAACCTGAATGCAAAATATGTTATGTCTTTGGGCGGTGAGCAGGCGTTGAATATCGAAGGTTCATTTGCAGATGCAGACGGTGGTGAAGAGTTTGGTATTGCCGCTGATTACTATATTGATCGCAACCTGAGCATTGGTACTGCGTATAGTTATGTAAATGCCGATGAGGATATTAAAGACTTCACTGTACGTGCCAGGCAATTTTTTACCAACAGCCTGAGCTTTGATTTGAGCTATACCTTTGGTGACCAGGATGACTCCTGGGGAATCGGTGCAAGCTATCGTTTCTAA